A window from Ignavibacteriota bacterium encodes these proteins:
- a CDS encoding ABC transporter permease, whose protein sequence is MKVLKLIFKNALRHKLRSILTISGIAIAIIAFGLLRTVVTIWDSSVDAASANRLITRQAISFIYPLPNAHKDKILSVPGVTNISGANWFGGVYKNKDNFFARMAVDDNYFELFPEFIISKNELDEYKKNRNSCIIGSQIANQYKIKVGDQMVLDGDIYPGRWEFEVKGIYKPRDKNTDATQMLFHSTYLNERMLVESPTRANETGWYIVQVDDPKNSANISAKIDAQFKNSIAETKTETEKAFTQGFVSASGAIISAMNIMSFAIIGIIMLVLANTMIMAARERTREYAVLKTLGFSAKHLVGLILGESLLISFIGGGIGLFLTFPLVAGFEQAMPKGFFPFFYIEPITIILAVIATLLVGIVSAIFPIQKSLSTKIVDGFRYVG, encoded by the coding sequence CGAACTGTTGTTACAATTTGGGATTCAAGCGTTGATGCTGCAAGCGCAAACAGATTAATTACGCGACAAGCAATTTCTTTTATCTATCCTTTACCCAATGCACATAAGGATAAAATCTTATCTGTTCCGGGAGTTACAAATATTAGCGGAGCAAATTGGTTTGGCGGAGTTTACAAGAATAAAGATAATTTTTTTGCACGAATGGCTGTTGATGATAATTATTTTGAACTTTTCCCGGAATTTATAATTTCCAAGAATGAGCTGGATGAATATAAAAAAAATAGAAATTCTTGTATTATTGGCTCTCAAATTGCAAATCAATATAAGATAAAAGTTGGCGATCAAATGGTTTTAGATGGTGATATTTATCCCGGAAGATGGGAATTTGAAGTTAAAGGGATTTACAAACCACGAGATAAAAATACAGATGCAACGCAAATGTTATTTCACTCAACTTATTTAAATGAGCGAATGCTTGTTGAGAGCCCAACCAGAGCTAACGAAACCGGCTGGTATATTGTGCAAGTTGATGATCCAAAAAATTCTGCAAATATTTCTGCAAAAATTGATGCGCAGTTTAAAAATTCAATTGCCGAAACTAAAACAGAAACAGAAAAAGCTTTTACGCAAGGATTTGTTTCAGCATCCGGTGCAATTATTAGTGCGATGAATATTATGTCATTTGCAATTATCGGAATTATAATGTTAGTTCTTGCAAACACAATGATAATGGCGGCAAGAGAAAGAACTCGAGAATATGCAGTTCTAAAAACTCTGGGATTTTCTGCAAAGCATTTAGTTGGATTAATTCTTGGCGAATCTTTGCTCATTTCATTTATTGGCGGTGGAATTGGATTATTTCTAACCTTTCCGCTTGTTGCCGGATTTGAACAAGCAATGCCAAAGGGTTTTTTCCCATTTTTCTATATCGAACCAATTACAATAATTTTGGCAGTTATCGCAACATTATTAGTGGGAATTGTTTCAGCAATCTTCCCTATTCAAAAATCTTTAAGCACAAAAATTGTAGATGGATTTAGATATGTTGGATAA
- a CDS encoding ABC transporter permease, whose protein sequence is MAVPFKYMIKNFKTRKLTTIITITGIALVVFVFAAVLMMAFGVEKTLVATGEKDNVKVQRKSSQGEISSLIDGDTQNIIKALPHIAKNANGKLLISEEPVLIINLEIKDGGMSNITLRGVSQVVKDLRPQVKMIEGKMFNPNLRELIVGKSISNKFDGAQIGSELKIAGANWKIVGTFEANGSGFESELWGDASQLLNAFNRGNTVSTITLKLDNENNFEKFKHSFLTDKRLLQFEVMSEQRFFEMQSEILATFIRILGTFITIIFSFGAIIGAAITMYAAVSNRTIEIGTMRSLGFSRRSILTVFVTESLLIAIISAAIGLFFASFLQFLTISTLNWNSFADLSFSFALNPQIIISCFIFAISMGFVGGIFPAFRAARLNIVSALRGS, encoded by the coding sequence ATGGCCGTTCCATTTAAATATATGATAAAAAATTTCAAAACCAGAAAACTTACAACAATTATAACAATTACCGGTATTGCACTTGTTGTATTTGTGTTTGCCGCAGTTTTGATGATGGCATTTGGTGTTGAAAAAACTTTGGTTGCAACCGGTGAAAAAGATAATGTTAAAGTTCAAAGAAAATCTTCGCAAGGAGAAATTTCAAGCTTAATTGATGGAGACACACAAAATATAATTAAAGCACTTCCTCACATTGCAAAAAACGCTAATGGTAAACTTTTAATTTCTGAAGAGCCGGTTTTAATTATAAATTTAGAAATTAAAGATGGCGGTATGAGCAATATTACTTTGCGAGGTGTTTCTCAAGTAGTTAAAGATTTACGTCCTCAAGTAAAAATGATTGAGGGAAAAATGTTCAATCCCAATTTACGTGAACTAATTGTTGGGAAATCTATTTCAAATAAATTTGATGGAGCACAAATTGGCAGTGAACTAAAAATTGCCGGAGCAAATTGGAAAATTGTGGGAACTTTTGAAGCAAACGGTAGCGGATTTGAATCAGAACTCTGGGGTGATGCATCACAACTTTTAAATGCTTTTAATCGCGGAAATACTGTTTCTACAATTACATTAAAATTAGATAATGAAAATAACTTCGAAAAATTCAAACATTCATTTTTAACGGATAAAAGATTATTACAATTTGAAGTTATGTCCGAGCAAAGATTTTTCGAAATGCAATCAGAAATTTTAGCAACATTTATTAGAATTCTTGGAACATTCATTACAATAATTTTCAGCTTTGGAGCAATTATTGGAGCAGCAATTACAATGTATGCGGCAGTTTCAAATCGTACAATTGAGATTGGAACTATGCGCTCTTTGGGATTTAGCAGAAGAAGTATTTTAACGGTTTTCGTTACTGAATCATTATTGATAGCAATTATTAGTGCTGCAATTGGATTATTCTTTGCATCATTTTTACAGTTTTTAACAATCTCAACATTAAATTGGAATTCATTTGCAGATTTATCATTTTCATTTGCACTAAACCCGCAAATAATTATTTCGTGTTTTATTTTTGCAATTTCAATGGGATTTGTCGGCGGAATTTTCCCAGCGTTTAGAGCTGCCAGATTAAATATTGTAAGTGCTTTGAGAGGAAGTTGA
- a CDS encoding DUF3037 domain-containing protein, protein MKTYEFSILRYLHDQVTGEFINVGVILYSKEEKSLQAKFIENAKRLSDFFHGIDGRRIKNLIQGLNTTIIKIDKKLKSELNLDGLDSLEKICNYILPKDDSALYFSETKFGRTIELENALENLSNKIIRKYEFTYDKKSFSDEEVWQQVYKKYFDENLITEKLNEEFISTENDSFHFNLCWTNGKLNIYKPISFDYVEQDRLKNKIYRWDGILRELITSEKIISLNFLTKYPSNKLEDNIYNLIKEKLLIDAGKIQTKIIYESDIKNFISDLKEEIISHK, encoded by the coding sequence ATGAAAACATACGAGTTTTCAATATTACGGTATTTACATGACCAAGTTACTGGTGAATTTATAAATGTTGGTGTAATTTTATATTCAAAAGAAGAAAAGTCGTTACAAGCAAAGTTTATTGAAAATGCAAAACGACTTTCAGACTTTTTTCATGGTATAGATGGCCGCAGGATAAAAAACCTAATACAAGGTTTAAACACAACAATAATAAAAATTGATAAAAAATTAAAAAGTGAATTAAATTTAGATGGATTAGATAGTCTTGAAAAAATTTGTAATTATATTTTGCCTAAAGATGATTCAGCACTTTATTTCAGTGAAACTAAATTTGGTAGAACAATTGAATTAGAAAATGCACTAGAGAATTTATCCAATAAAATCATTCGAAAATATGAATTTACCTATGATAAAAAATCATTTTCGGATGAAGAAGTTTGGCAACAAGTTTATAAAAAGTATTTTGATGAAAATCTCATTACAGAAAAATTAAATGAAGAATTTATCTCTACCGAAAATGATTCCTTTCATTTTAACCTTTGTTGGACAAATGGTAAATTAAATATTTACAAACCAATATCATTCGATTATGTTGAACAAGATAGATTAAAAAACAAAATTTATCGATGGGATGGAATTTTAAGAGAGCTTATTACTTCGGAAAAAATAATATCATTAAATTTTTTAACTAAATATCCATCTAATAAACTGGAAGATAATATTTACAACCTGATAAAAGAAAAATTATTAATTGATGCAGGGAAAATTCAAACAAAAATTATTTATGAAAGTGATATAAAAAATTTTATTTCAGATTTGAAAGAAGAAATTATTTCACATAAATAA